In Sciurus carolinensis chromosome 17, mSciCar1.2, whole genome shotgun sequence, one genomic interval encodes:
- the Wdr83os gene encoding PAT complex subunit Asterix isoform X1 codes for MSTNNMSDPRRPNKVLRYKPPPSECNPALDDPTPDYMNLLGMIFSMCGLMLKLKWCAWVAVYCSFISFANSRSSEDTKQMMSSFMLSISAVVMSYLQNPQPMTPPW; via the exons ATGTCCACGAACAATATGTCGGACCCACGAAGGCCTAACAAAGTGCTGAG GTACAAGCCCCCGCCAAGCGAGTGTAATCCGGCCTTGGACGACCCGACGCCGGACTACATGAATCTGCTGGGCATGATCTTCAGCATGTGCGGCCTGATGCTTAAG TTGAAGTGGTGTGCTTGGGTCGCCGTCTACTGCTCCTTTATCAGCTTTGCCAACTCCCGGAGCTCTGAGGACACCAAGCAGATGATGAGTAGCTTCAT GCTGTCCATCTCTGCCGTAGTAATGTCATATCTGCAGAATCCTCAGCCCATGACGCCCCCCTGGTGA
- the Wdr83os gene encoding PAT complex subunit Asterix isoform X2, which translates to MSTNNMSDPRRPNKVLRYKPPPSECNPALDDPTPDYMNLLGMIFSMCGLMLKWCAWVAVYCSFISFANSRSSEDTKQMMSSFMLSISAVVMSYLQNPQPMTPPW; encoded by the exons ATGTCCACGAACAATATGTCGGACCCACGAAGGCCTAACAAAGTGCTGAG GTACAAGCCCCCGCCAAGCGAGTGTAATCCGGCCTTGGACGACCCGACGCCGGACTACATGAATCTGCTGGGCATGATCTTCAGCATGTGCGGCCTGATGCTTAAG TGGTGTGCTTGGGTCGCCGTCTACTGCTCCTTTATCAGCTTTGCCAACTCCCGGAGCTCTGAGGACACCAAGCAGATGATGAGTAGCTTCAT GCTGTCCATCTCTGCCGTAGTAATGTCATATCTGCAGAATCCTCAGCCCATGACGCCCCCCTGGTGA
- the Wdr83 gene encoding WD repeat domain-containing protein 83 isoform X2: protein MAFPEPKPRGAELPRKLLKTLDCGQGAVRAVRFNVDGNYCLTCGSDKTLKLWNPLRGTLLRTYSGHGYEVLDAAGSFDNSNLCSGGGDKAVVLWDVASGLVVRKFRGHAGKVNTVQFNEEATLILSGSIDSSIRCWDCRSRRPEPVQTLDEARDGISSVKVSDHEVLAGSVDGRVRRYDLRKGQLFSDYVGSPITCTCFSRDGQCTLVSSLDSTLRLLDKDTGELLGEYSGHQNKQYKLDCCLSERDTHVVSCSEDGKVFFWDLVEGSLALALPVGAGVVQSLAFHPTEPCLLTATGGRIQCWREEAYEAEGGAG from the exons ATGGCTTTCCCGGAGCCAAAGCCTCGGGGCGCCGAGCTTCCGCGAAAACTGCTGAAGACGCTGGACTGCGGGCAGGGGGCAGTACGAGCCGTGAGGTTTAACG TGGATGGCAATTACTGCCTGACGTGCGGCAGCGACAAGACCCTGAAGCTGTGGAACCCGCTGCGGGGGACGCTGCTCCGTACCTACAGCGGCCACGGCTACGAGGTGCTGGACGCGGCCGG CTCCTTTGACAATAGCAATCTCTGCTCCGGCGGCGGGGACAAAGCCGTGGTGCTATGGGATGTGGCATCCGGGCTGGTCGTGCGCAAATTCCGGGGCCACGCGGGG AAGGTGAACACAGTGCAGTTTAACGAAGAGGCTACACTCATACTGTCCG GCTCTATCGATTCCAGCATCCGCTGCTGGGACTGCCGTTCTCGGAGGCCTGAGCCAGTGCAGACACTGGATGAGGCCAGGGATGGCATATCTAGTGTGAAGGTGTCAGATCATGAGGTCCTTGCAGG ATCTGTGGATGGCCGCGTGAGGCGCTATGACCTGAGGAAGGGGCAGCTCTTCTCTGACTACGTGGGCA GCCCCATCACCTGCACCTGCTTCAGCCGGGATGGGCAGTGCACACTGGTGTCCAGCCTGGACTCCACCCTGCGGCTTCTGGACAAGGACACCGGGGAGCTGCTGGGAGA gTACTCGGGCCACCAGAACAAGCAGTACAAGCTGGACTGCTGCCTGAGTGAGCGGGACACTCATGTGGTCAGCTGCTCCGAGGACGGGAAGGTGTTCTTCTGGGACCTGGTGGAG GGTTCCCTGGCGCTGGCCCTGCCCGTGGGTGCGGGCGTTGTGCAGTCGCTGGCCTTCCACCCCACGGAGCCCTGCCTGCTGACCGCCACGGGGGGCAGGATCCAGTGCTGGCGAGAAGAGGCCTACGAGGCAGAGGGCGGAGCAGGCTGA
- the Wdr83 gene encoding WD repeat domain-containing protein 83 isoform X1: MAFPEPKPRGAELPRKLLKTLDCGQGAVRAVRFNVDGNYCLTCGSDKTLKLWNPLRGTLLRTYSGHGYEVLDAAGSFDNSNLCSGGGDKAVVLWDVASGLVVRKFRGHAGKVNTVQFNEEATLILSGSIDSSIRCWDCRSRRPEPVQTLDEARDGISSVKVSDHEVLAGSVDGRVRRYDLRKGQLFSDYVGSPITCTCFSRDGQCTLVSSLDSTLRLLDKDTGELLGEYSGHQNKQYKLDCCLSERDTHVVSCSEDGKVFFWDLVEVSLPALLRATVLCPSPVRPQPLPCLRRVTLGLDLGARRRARMRQEGIADKGAARSGSGRQALERRQQNPVRRGERQAGLLAWPWARGASSSVRPERNEFRSPELPPAVVPTPGLSWMCPSLREAQVGTDHPGLVGSEPQSLREGTSALCVKPPEQR, encoded by the exons ATGGCTTTCCCGGAGCCAAAGCCTCGGGGCGCCGAGCTTCCGCGAAAACTGCTGAAGACGCTGGACTGCGGGCAGGGGGCAGTACGAGCCGTGAGGTTTAACG TGGATGGCAATTACTGCCTGACGTGCGGCAGCGACAAGACCCTGAAGCTGTGGAACCCGCTGCGGGGGACGCTGCTCCGTACCTACAGCGGCCACGGCTACGAGGTGCTGGACGCGGCCGG CTCCTTTGACAATAGCAATCTCTGCTCCGGCGGCGGGGACAAAGCCGTGGTGCTATGGGATGTGGCATCCGGGCTGGTCGTGCGCAAATTCCGGGGCCACGCGGGG AAGGTGAACACAGTGCAGTTTAACGAAGAGGCTACACTCATACTGTCCG GCTCTATCGATTCCAGCATCCGCTGCTGGGACTGCCGTTCTCGGAGGCCTGAGCCAGTGCAGACACTGGATGAGGCCAGGGATGGCATATCTAGTGTGAAGGTGTCAGATCATGAGGTCCTTGCAGG ATCTGTGGATGGCCGCGTGAGGCGCTATGACCTGAGGAAGGGGCAGCTCTTCTCTGACTACGTGGGCA GCCCCATCACCTGCACCTGCTTCAGCCGGGATGGGCAGTGCACACTGGTGTCCAGCCTGGACTCCACCCTGCGGCTTCTGGACAAGGACACCGGGGAGCTGCTGGGAGA gTACTCGGGCCACCAGAACAAGCAGTACAAGCTGGACTGCTGCCTGAGTGAGCGGGACACTCATGTGGTCAGCTGCTCCGAGGACGGGAAGGTGTTCTTCTGGGACCTGGTGGAGGTaagcctccctgccctcctccgtGCCACCGTGCTCTGCCCCAGCCCTGTGCGTCCCCAGCCGCTCCCCTGCCTGAGGAGAGTGACCCTGGGCCTCGACCTGGGAGCTCGGAGGAGGgcgaggatgaggcaggagggcaTTGCAGACAAAGGGGCGGCACGCAGCGGGTCAGGAAGGCAGGCTCTGGAGCGTCGGCAGCAGAATCCAGTCAGACGGGGTGAGCGCCAAGCAGGGctgctggcctggccctgggcgAGGGGAGCCAGCAGCAGTGTCCGGCCCGAACGCAACGAGTTCAGGAGCCCGGAGCTGCCTCCAGCTGTGGTTCCAACTCCAGGCCTGTCCTGGATGTGTCCCAGCCTGCGGGAGGCTCAGGTGGGGACTGACCACCCTGGCTTAGTGGGGTCGGAGCCGCAGAGCCTCAGGGAAGGGACGTCAGCACTGTGCGTTAAGCCCCCTGAGCAGCGTTAA
- the Wdr83 gene encoding WD repeat domain-containing protein 83 isoform X3 has translation MWHPGWSCANSGATRGSVDGRVRRYDLRKGQLFSDYVGSPITCTCFSRDGQCTLVSSLDSTLRLLDKDTGELLGEYSGHQNKQYKLDCCLSERDTHVVSCSEDGKVFFWDLVEVSLPALLRATVLCPSPVRPQPLPCLRRVTLGLDLGARRRARMRQEGIADKGAARSGSGRQALERRQQNPVRRGERQAGLLAWPWARGASSSVRPERNEFRSPELPPAVVPTPGLSWMCPSLREAQVGTDHPGLVGSEPQSLREGTSALCVKPPEQR, from the exons ATGTGGCATCCGGGCTGGTCGTGCGCAAATTCCGGGGCCACGCGGGG ATCTGTGGATGGCCGCGTGAGGCGCTATGACCTGAGGAAGGGGCAGCTCTTCTCTGACTACGTGGGCA GCCCCATCACCTGCACCTGCTTCAGCCGGGATGGGCAGTGCACACTGGTGTCCAGCCTGGACTCCACCCTGCGGCTTCTGGACAAGGACACCGGGGAGCTGCTGGGAGA gTACTCGGGCCACCAGAACAAGCAGTACAAGCTGGACTGCTGCCTGAGTGAGCGGGACACTCATGTGGTCAGCTGCTCCGAGGACGGGAAGGTGTTCTTCTGGGACCTGGTGGAGGTaagcctccctgccctcctccgtGCCACCGTGCTCTGCCCCAGCCCTGTGCGTCCCCAGCCGCTCCCCTGCCTGAGGAGAGTGACCCTGGGCCTCGACCTGGGAGCTCGGAGGAGGgcgaggatgaggcaggagggcaTTGCAGACAAAGGGGCGGCACGCAGCGGGTCAGGAAGGCAGGCTCTGGAGCGTCGGCAGCAGAATCCAGTCAGACGGGGTGAGCGCCAAGCAGGGctgctggcctggccctgggcgAGGGGAGCCAGCAGCAGTGTCCGGCCCGAACGCAACGAGTTCAGGAGCCCGGAGCTGCCTCCAGCTGTGGTTCCAACTCCAGGCCTGTCCTGGATGTGTCCCAGCCTGCGGGAGGCTCAGGTGGGGACTGACCACCCTGGCTTAGTGGGGTCGGAGCCGCAGAGCCTCAGGGAAGGGACGTCAGCACTGTGCGTTAAGCCCCCTGAGCAGCGTTAA